The following DNA comes from Candidatus Deferrimicrobiaceae bacterium.
GTAGGGCGAGGTCCCGCACGATGGAGAGGGGGGCCGCGACCTTCCGGGAGAGGTCCGAAGCCCCCTTCCACGACGCGGCGGCCGCGGTGATGGCTGCCGGGTCGGGCGACGAAAGGAGCCGGATCCATCGTTCCCGCTCGTCTTCCGCCTCTTCCAGCACATCGAGGGCTCTTCCGGGGCTTCCCCCCGAGCAGGCCGCCGCGGTCCGGATCTCCCCGGGGGAATGGCTGTCGCCGACCCCGGGGATGCCGGCCACGATCTCCTCCACATCCCTTGTCGAAAGGGGGGAAAAGGGGATCTTCTGGCAGCGGGAGACGATCGTGGGGGGGAGGCGGGAGATCCGGTGCGCGACGAGGAGAAGGTGCGTCCCCGGCGGGGGCTCCTCGAGCGTCTTGAGAAGCGCGTTCGCCGCCTGGACGGTCATCCGGTCGGCGGGGACGATGACGACGGCGCGGGGCCGGTCCGAGAACGCCTTGAGCGAAAGCTCTTCTTGGAGGAGGCGGATCTCCTCGATCAAAATATTCTGGTTCTCCGGGGAGACGGTCAGGAAATTCGGGTGGGATCCGGAGGAAAGAAGACGGCAGTCATGGCATGTGCCGCACCCGCCGGCCGGCCCCCGGTTCCGGCAGAAGAGGGCCGAAACGAAGGCATGGGCCGCCTTTTCCTTCCCGATCCCCTCCTCCCCGAAGAACAGGAGGCCGGGAGGGATCCTCCCGGAATCGAGGTAGCGCGCAAGGAGGGCCACCGCCCGGTCCTGCCCCCGTATCCCCCCGAATGTCCCTACCATCGGAGGCGCGCCGCAATCCCCGCCCGCACGCGACGGAACACCTCGTCGGCCGGGGGGGTCCCGTCGATCCGGACGATCCGGTCCGGATGCCTCTCCTGCAGGCGGAGGTACCCTTCCCGGACTTTCCGGTGGAATCCGATCGTCTCGGATTCGATCCGGTCGTGCTTCGTTCCCCGTCCGTGGATGCGCCGGAATCCGGTTTCGGGGTCGATGTCGAAGAGGAGGGTGAGGTCCGGGACAAGCCCCCCGGAGGCGAAGGCGTTCATCTCCTGGATCCGCGCATCATCGATCCCCCGGGAGAACCCCTGGTAGGCGGAGGTGGCGTCGAAGAAACGGTCGCACAGGACGGCTTTCCCGGAGGAGAGGGCGGGGAGGATGAACGCGCGGACATGCTGGGCGCGCGCGGCCTCGTACAGGAGGAGTTCGGTC
Coding sequences within:
- the holB gene encoding DNA polymerase III subunit delta', translated to MVGTFGGIRGQDRAVALLARYLDSGRIPPGLLFFGEEGIGKEKAAHAFVSALFCRNRGPAGGCGTCHDCRLLSSGSHPNFLTVSPENQNILIEEIRLLQEELSLKAFSDRPRAVVIVPADRMTVQAANALLKTLEEPPPGTHLLLVAHRISRLPPTIVSRCQKIPFSPLSTRDVEEIVAGIPGVGDSHSPGEIRTAAACSGGSPGRALDVLEEAEDERERWIRLLSSPDPAAITAAAASWKGASDLSRKVAAPLSIVRDLALLSSRAEMGIINEDLKDALRAAAGRKTPEGWSRALQALLSMSRMPPQAQKQLMVEAFLFEFHGKG
- the tmk gene encoding dTMP kinase; protein product: FVTFEGIEGSGKTTQLRLLSEYLAGQGIPHVVTREPGGTPLADEVRRLLLSRREEHVFPETELLLYEAARAQHVRAFILPALSSGKAVLCDRFFDATSAYQGFSRGIDDARIQEMNAFASGGLVPDLTLLFDIDPETGFRRIHGRGTKHDRIESETIGFHRKVREGYLRLQERHPDRIVRIDGTPPADEVFRRVRAGIAARLRW